One region of Armigeres subalbatus isolate Guangzhou_Male chromosome 3, GZ_Asu_2, whole genome shotgun sequence genomic DNA includes:
- the LOC134224181 gene encoding NF-kappa-B inhibitor cactus-like gives MHPSQGRASSVEGFTHLSTDSEAADLGFHSGQNFSSDNLFSSTSSVPSEASVDSLYHSGNQKQPVQQHEDSHTFDSGVDLDSSQQSRSANPVSSSDPMKVEDLCIGLRQMHLKQQQHAMHLMKWEKYFQQNDDGDTYLHLAVIHEATDAVYNLINAASRPWLDIQNDIGQTPLHLSVLTGQPKIVRKLVVAGAKTGIRDVEGNTPLHLACLHRMTDCAKELLTPLDALELQQGSRAAQLVNKIPQDLEQWNYNGKRCVHIAAETSNIEILRHLVRIGADINSREGKSGQTPLHIAIESSNEQLANFLLDECPKLRIEQVTYAGLTAYQLAALQHNQTLLNWLKKHGAEPLMLPESDDEEEDSEEDELVSSYSGSNAFGSNFAGLSTINVA, from the coding sequence ATGCATCCATCACAAGGAAGAGCGTCGTCAGTTGAAGGTTTTACACACCTTTCCACCGACAGCGAAGCGGCAGATTTGGGCTTCCATTCCggtcaaaatttcagttcagatAACCTGTTCAGCTCGACATCGTCAGTACCATCGGAAGCTTCAGTAGATTCGCTCTACCACTCCGGCAATCAAAAGCAACCGGTGCAGCAGCATGAAGATTCTCATACCTTCGATTCTGGGGTGGACCTTGACTCCAGCCAACAGTCCCGTTCGGCAAACCCTGTAAGCAGCAGCGATCCAATGAAGGTGGAGGATCTATGCATCGGTTTGCGACAAATGCACCTGAAGCAGCAGCAACATGCCATGCACCTGATGAAATGGGAAAAGTATTTCCAACAGAACGACGACGGTGATACATACCTCCATCTGGCCGTCATTCACGAGGCCACCGATGCGGTATACAATTTGATCAATGCGGCATCACGACCTTGGCTGGACATTCAGAATGACATCGGCCAAACGCCGCTGCACCTTTCGGTGTTGACCGGGCAGCCCAAGATCGTTCGCAAACTAGTAGTGGCCGGTGCGAAAACAGGAATTCGTGACGTCGAAGGAAACACTCCACTGCATTTGGCCTGCTTGCATCGAATGACCGACTGCGCAAAAGAACTCCTGACCCCGCTGGACGCCCTGGAACTCCAGCAAGGTAGTCGCGCCGCGCAGTTAGTGAACAAAATTCCACAAGATCTTGAACAGTGGAACTACAATGGTAAAAGATGTGTGCACATTGCCGCTGAGACGTCCAACATTGAAATTCTTCGGCATTTGGTCCGCATCGGGGCCGATATTAATTCTCGGGAGGGTAAATCGGGCCAGACTCCGCTCCATATTGCCATCGAATCCAGCAATGAGCAGTTGGCGAACTTCTTGCTCGACGAGTGTCCCAAACTGCGGATCGAGCAGGTAACCTACGCAGGCCTTACCGCCTACCAACTGGCGGCCCTTCAGCACAATCAGACTCTGCTGAACTGGCTGAAAAAACACGGCGCCGAGCCCCTCATGCTGCCGGAGAGCGACGACGAGGAAGAGGACAGCGAAGAAGACGAACTCGTGTCATCGTATTCCGGATCCAATGCGTTTGGTTCAAATTTCGCAGGGCTTTCCACTATAAATGTCGCGTGA